The Pseudomonas fluorescens genome includes a window with the following:
- a CDS encoding addiction module antidote protein codes for MSDKFNPEDMPVLSLGTTGTTRYEASRFLDTPEAIAAYLAESMKADDTESLIHALAEVAKAKGVNKVAKDAGVNRESLYKVLKSGAKTRFETIRKLMTAMGVDLTVQPIKTLAVASKAAAPKAGKPPVAASKPTAKSAAKKPAVPAAKTDAKPAARKSAAVKPATSERTPSLPGVGNTNNKRGTDKGTELFSSK; via the coding sequence ATGAGCGACAAATTCAATCCTGAGGATATGCCGGTCCTTAGCCTCGGCACTACCGGTACGACTCGTTACGAGGCTTCGCGTTTTCTCGATACCCCAGAAGCTATAGCGGCTTATCTGGCTGAAAGTATGAAAGCCGATGACACAGAGAGTCTTATTCATGCGTTGGCCGAGGTCGCAAAAGCTAAAGGTGTCAATAAAGTCGCCAAAGATGCCGGAGTTAATCGTGAAAGCCTTTATAAGGTGCTGAAATCTGGAGCAAAAACGCGTTTTGAAACCATCAGGAAATTGATGACCGCGATGGGTGTGGATCTCACGGTACAACCGATTAAAACATTAGCGGTGGCTTCCAAAGCTGCGGCTCCAAAAGCTGGAAAACCACCGGTCGCTGCATCAAAACCTACAGCAAAATCCGCTGCGAAAAAACCAGCCGTACCGGCGGCTAAAACAGACGCGAAACCTGCTGCGAGAAAATCAGCTGCGGTCAAACCTGCCACATCGGAAAGAACTCCAAGCCTGCCCGGTGTTGGCAATACAAATAACAAACGAGGGACCGATAAGGGAACGGAACTATTTTCAAGCAAATAA
- a CDS encoding LysR family transcriptional regulator yields MELSQLRMFKTVCDTGSIARAAEVLHCVPSNITARLKSLERELGTPLFFREGRGLRVSPAGEVFLGYATKILGLTEEARRAVNPSHTPSGPLRIGAIESSATGRLPQLLAKYHAQYPQVSLELSTGTWAQLLDDTQHHRLDGVIVAVDVERPGLKRAVMYREDLMLIASESHGPLRNAADLQGKAIFMWPPGCPYRFALEQWLLRHDQVQPIISIASYGAIVGCVSAGAGVSLVPRGIYEQYRQGAGWTGYEFPELTGIDNLFYWHENAGRHPAREAFLAMLQAEFEG; encoded by the coding sequence ATGGAACTGTCCCAACTGCGCATGTTCAAGACCGTCTGCGACACCGGCAGCATCGCCCGCGCCGCCGAAGTGCTGCACTGCGTACCGTCCAACATCACGGCACGACTCAAATCCCTGGAGCGGGAGTTGGGTACACCGTTGTTTTTCCGCGAAGGCCGCGGCTTGCGGGTCAGCCCGGCGGGCGAGGTGTTCCTGGGTTATGCGACAAAAATCCTCGGCCTGACGGAAGAAGCCCGCCGCGCGGTAAACCCCAGCCACACGCCAAGCGGACCGTTGCGCATAGGCGCCATCGAATCCAGCGCCACGGGGCGCCTACCGCAGTTATTGGCCAAATATCACGCGCAGTATCCTCAGGTGTCGCTGGAACTGAGCACGGGGACTTGGGCGCAGTTACTGGACGATACCCAGCACCACCGGCTCGACGGTGTGATCGTGGCGGTCGACGTGGAACGGCCGGGGCTCAAGCGCGCCGTAATGTACCGCGAAGACCTGATGCTCATCGCCTCCGAATCCCACGGCCCCTTGCGCAATGCCGCAGACCTGCAAGGTAAGGCGATCTTCATGTGGCCCCCAGGCTGCCCGTACCGCTTTGCCCTGGAGCAGTGGTTGCTGCGCCATGACCAAGTGCAACCGATCATCAGCATCGCCAGTTATGGCGCCATCGTCGGCTGCGTCAGTGCCGGCGCCGGCGTCTCGCTGGTGCCGCGTGGGATCTATGAGCAATACCGCCAGGGGGCTGGCTGGACAGGGTATGAGTTCCCGGAGCTGACAGGCATCGATAACCTTTTCTACTGGCATGAAAACGCTGGCCGGCATCCTGCCAGGGAAGCGTTTCTAGCGATGTTGCAGGCGGAGTTCGAAGGTTAG
- a CDS encoding DMT family transporter, which translates to METRCVPFEGLKNPSRPRVKVILATTFVILCWAYSPVGIRIGLQAYEPGQLALMRFLIASVFMAVVAMAKGISWPRLGDLPLLAVLGFFAVSLHHIALNYGQRGVSAAAASVLAQSTPLFSTLLAHFVFKERVGAWQWGCVLCGLLGAAVVVTGDRGLGDMDAHGLLILLAALSWSVYFALQKHHTHRYEGLTLVCYTVWSGTLLLFIFAPGMLSAARQASASVNLAVLVLGIFPSALAYLAWAYVLAHSDVSRASMALYLIPPTAMLMACLVLAERPATMVIVGAVIVLASVLALNFGPVSVAKVG; encoded by the coding sequence ATGGAAACCCGTTGTGTGCCGTTTGAGGGCTTGAAGAACCCCAGCAGACCCCGCGTAAAAGTGATCCTGGCGACCACGTTCGTGATTCTTTGTTGGGCCTATTCGCCCGTTGGTATTCGCATCGGCTTGCAGGCCTACGAACCGGGTCAACTGGCGTTGATGCGGTTTCTCATCGCTTCGGTGTTCATGGCCGTCGTCGCGATGGCGAAGGGTATTTCCTGGCCGCGTCTCGGGGATTTACCGTTGCTGGCGGTATTGGGTTTCTTTGCCGTGAGTCTGCACCACATCGCCCTCAACTACGGCCAACGGGGCGTCAGTGCCGCGGCGGCGAGTGTGTTGGCCCAGTCCACGCCGTTGTTCAGCACATTGCTTGCGCATTTTGTCTTCAAGGAAAGAGTCGGCGCTTGGCAATGGGGCTGTGTCCTGTGCGGCTTGCTTGGCGCAGCCGTGGTCGTCACGGGGGATCGAGGCTTGGGTGACATGGACGCCCATGGACTGTTGATCCTGCTGGCGGCGCTGTCCTGGAGTGTGTATTTCGCTTTGCAGAAGCACCATACCCATCGTTACGAAGGCTTGACCCTGGTTTGTTACACCGTCTGGTCGGGCACACTTCTGTTGTTCATTTTCGCGCCGGGCATGTTGAGCGCGGCGCGACAGGCTTCGGCTTCGGTGAACCTGGCGGTGTTGGTTCTCGGTATTTTCCCCAGCGCGCTGGCGTACCTCGCCTGGGCGTACGTGCTGGCCCACAGCGACGTGAGCCGCGCTTCCATGGCGCTTTACCTGATACCGCCCACGGCGATGTTGATGGCTTGTCTGGTCCTGGCCGAACGCCCAGCGACGATGGTGATTGTTGGGGCGGTTATCGTGTTGGCGAGTGTGCTTGCGTTGAATTTCGGGCCGGTGAGTGTGGCGAAAGTCGGCTGA
- a CDS encoding protein-glutamate methylesterase/protein-glutamine glutaminase yields MSKKINVLLVDDSAVVRQVLLAILSDTPDIHVMGAASDPIFAMDKLAKEWPDVIVLDVEMPRMDGITFLKKIMSERPTPVVICSSLTPRGAETTLQAMAAGAVEIITKPTTGLKNFLLESAPELVSAIRAAAQVNVHNLGKRPAPIALTPATKLTADAMLPAANGHAMAQTTERIVALGTSTGGTQALEAVLTALPRVCPGIVIVQHMPEKFTASFAARLNSLCQIEVREARNNDRIHPGLALIAPGGKHMMVTRSGAFYHVQVVDGPLVNRHRPSVDVLFRSVAKFAGRNATGIIMTGMGDDGARGLKEMLDAGSTTVAQDEASCVVFGMPKEAIKLNAAQRVMGLQEIAQVILHR; encoded by the coding sequence ATGTCAAAAAAGATCAATGTACTGCTGGTGGATGACTCTGCGGTGGTTCGCCAGGTGTTGCTGGCGATCCTCAGCGACACACCGGACATCCACGTCATGGGCGCGGCGTCCGACCCGATTTTCGCCATGGACAAACTGGCCAAGGAATGGCCCGACGTGATCGTGCTGGACGTGGAAATGCCGCGCATGGACGGCATCACGTTCCTGAAAAAAATCATGAGCGAGCGCCCCACTCCGGTGGTGATCTGCTCGTCCCTGACGCCCCGGGGCGCGGAAACCACCTTGCAGGCGATGGCCGCTGGCGCGGTGGAAATCATCACCAAGCCCACCACCGGCCTGAAGAACTTTCTGTTGGAGTCGGCGCCGGAACTGGTGTCGGCGATCCGTGCCGCCGCCCAGGTCAACGTGCACAACCTGGGCAAGCGTCCCGCCCCGATCGCGCTGACGCCCGCGACCAAACTCACCGCCGACGCCATGCTGCCCGCCGCCAACGGCCACGCCATGGCACAGACCACCGAACGCATCGTCGCCCTGGGCACCTCCACCGGTGGTACCCAGGCCCTGGAAGCGGTGCTCACCGCCCTGCCGCGAGTGTGCCCGGGCATCGTCATCGTCCAGCACATGCCGGAAAAATTCACCGCCTCGTTCGCCGCCCGGCTGAACAGCCTGTGCCAGATCGAAGTGCGCGAGGCCCGCAACAACGACCGCATCCACCCGGGCCTGGCACTCATCGCACCAGGCGGCAAACACATGATGGTGACCCGCAGCGGCGCGTTCTATCACGTGCAGGTGGTGGATGGCCCACTGGTCAACCGCCACCGCCCTTCGGTGGATGTGCTGTTCCGCTCCGTGGCCAAATTCGCCGGCCGCAACGCCACCGGCATCATCATGACCGGCATGGGCGACGACGGCGCCCGCGGCCTGAAGGAAATGCTCGACGCCGGCAGCACCACCGTGGCCCAGGACGAAGCCAGTTGCGTGGTCTTCGGCATGCCCAAGGAAGCGATCAAACTCAATGCGGCGCAACGGGTGATGGGGTTGCAGGAGATTGCGCAGGTGATCTTGCATCGGTAA
- the cheD gene encoding chemoreceptor glutamine deamidase CheD encodes MNTAMRAVAEVYLAPGEFRFATCPTRLRTILGSCVAITLWHPERKIGGMCHFMLPSRVRCSKALNGLYADEAIELFIRQARAHHTEPEDYQLKLFGGGEMFPELQRHVPYGDVARLNVNAALEIAALYRLDLIAQDMGSTGHRSIIFDLCSGDVWVRHQPIRTRH; translated from the coding sequence ATGAACACCGCAATGAGGGCAGTGGCCGAGGTGTACCTGGCGCCGGGGGAGTTTCGCTTTGCCACTTGCCCGACCCGCCTGCGCACGATTCTCGGCTCTTGCGTGGCGATCACGCTGTGGCACCCCGAACGCAAGATCGGCGGCATGTGCCACTTCATGCTGCCCAGTCGGGTGCGTTGCTCCAAGGCCTTGAACGGCCTATACGCCGATGAAGCCATTGAGCTGTTCATCCGTCAGGCCAGGGCCCATCACACCGAACCCGAGGACTATCAACTCAAGCTGTTCGGCGGCGGCGAGATGTTCCCCGAACTGCAACGCCATGTGCCCTACGGCGATGTGGCGCGGTTGAACGTCAATGCGGCGCTGGAAATCGCTGCCCTCTACCGCCTGGACCTGATCGCCCAGGACATGGGTAGCACCGGCCACCGAAGCATCATCTTCGACCTTTGCAGCGGCGATGTATGGGTCAGGCACCAACCTATAAGGACCCGGCACTGA
- a CDS encoding CheR family methyltransferase, producing MNADTCKERTANALALSDREFGQFQSWLYQAAGISLSEAKKALVAGRLFKRLKHYGLDSYGEYFKLIMNGQRTDELQVALDLLTTNETYFFREPKHFDFLRQHVLPHATPGKTFRLWSAASSSGEEPYSLAMTLAEGLGTTPWEVIGSDISSQVLAKARSGHYPMERARTLPQPLLVKYCLKGTGSQQGTFLIDRALRNRVNFIQVNLNDTLPELGEFDVIFLRNVMIYFDQPTKSKVVARLIPRLKPGGYFIVSHSESLNGVSDALKLVAPSIYRKP from the coding sequence GTGAACGCCGATACCTGCAAGGAACGCACGGCGAACGCGCTGGCGCTCAGTGACCGAGAGTTCGGCCAGTTCCAGTCCTGGCTGTACCAGGCCGCCGGCATCAGCCTGTCCGAGGCCAAGAAAGCCCTGGTGGCCGGGCGTTTGTTCAAGCGCCTCAAGCACTATGGGCTGGACAGTTATGGCGAGTATTTCAAGCTGATCATGAACGGCCAGCGCACCGATGAGTTACAAGTGGCGCTGGACCTGCTGACGACCAACGAGACCTACTTTTTCCGCGAGCCCAAACATTTCGATTTCCTGCGCCAACACGTACTGCCCCACGCAACGCCGGGCAAGACCTTCCGCCTGTGGAGCGCGGCCAGCTCTTCCGGGGAAGAGCCCTACAGCCTGGCCATGACCCTGGCCGAAGGGCTGGGCACCACGCCTTGGGAAGTGATCGGTTCGGACATCAGCAGCCAGGTACTGGCCAAGGCGCGCTCCGGGCATTACCCGATGGAACGCGCCCGCACCCTGCCTCAGCCGCTGCTGGTGAAATATTGCCTCAAGGGCACCGGTAGCCAGCAAGGCACGTTCCTCATCGACCGGGCGTTGCGCAACCGGGTCAACTTCATCCAGGTCAACCTCAACGACACCTTGCCGGAGCTGGGGGAGTTCGATGTGATCTTCCTGCGCAACGTCATGATCTATTTCGACCAACCCACCAAAAGCAAAGTGGTCGCCCGCTTGATCCCCCGACTCAAGCCCGGCGGGTATTTCATCGTCAGCCACTCGGAGAGTCTCAACGGTGTGTCCGATGCGTTGAAACTGGTGGCCCCTTCGATTTATCGCAAGCCATGA
- a CDS encoding chemotaxis protein CheW, which produces MGAIATTRQTAIAVEEEAQYLTFMLGTEMFAIGILCIKEIIEYGNLTVVPMMPTFVRGVINLRGAVVPVVDLSARFGRPNSAISRRSCVVIIEASSADGQAQDIGLLVDTVSAVLEIPASQIEPPPSFGAKIRADFISGMAKVDGKFVIVLEVDRVLSIDEMSQLAEASPNALEVDAP; this is translated from the coding sequence ATGGGCGCCATCGCGACCACACGTCAAACCGCCATCGCGGTCGAGGAAGAAGCGCAATACCTGACGTTTATGCTCGGCACGGAGATGTTTGCCATCGGCATCCTGTGCATCAAGGAAATCATCGAATACGGCAACCTGACCGTGGTGCCGATGATGCCGACGTTCGTGCGCGGGGTGATCAACCTGCGCGGTGCCGTCGTGCCGGTGGTGGACTTGTCGGCCCGTTTCGGCCGGCCGAATTCGGCGATCAGCCGGCGCTCGTGCGTGGTGATCATCGAGGCGTCCAGCGCCGACGGCCAGGCCCAGGACATTGGCCTGCTGGTGGACACGGTGTCGGCGGTGCTGGAAATCCCGGCCTCGCAGATCGAGCCGCCACCGAGCTTCGGCGCGAAGATCCGGGCCGATTTCATCAGTGGCATGGCCAAGGTCGATGGCAAGTTCGTCATCGTACTGGAGGTGGACCGCGTGTTGTCCATCGACGAAATGTCCCAACTCGCCGAAGCCAGCCCGAACGCGCTGGAAGTGGATGCCCCGTGA
- a CDS encoding methyl-accepting chemotaxis protein, with product MKWFYDLRIATKLITSFLVVLALTAVMGVFAIIQLGEVNSTTVDIRENWMPSMRAASGMRFYAANYRLKENRHITADSEQERLTVEQEAEDARKGFETRMATYEKLLSSAEDRQLFETTRNDWVAYLAVSKDLLALSRQNLTEQAHAMLKGQSKRQFDLVVNDLQKLVELNDAGAGAASEHGAALFEKSRLSIIVVLIAALLVGLGLALFISRIISRPLKQAATVAEQLAEGNLNAKIDGGSKDETGMVLNAMQNMIGKLSHIIGEVRNAADNLASASEEVSATAQSMSQATSEQAASVEETSASIEQMSASINQNTENAKVTDGMASKAAKEATDGGESVQQTVVAMKKIAQRISIIDDIAYQTNLLALNAAIEAARAGEHGKGFAVVAAEVRKLAERSQVAAQEIGELSSSSVDMAEKAGNLLNEMVPSINKTSDLVQEISAASEEQAAGVAQINTAMTQLNQVTQQNASSSEELAATAEEMSSQAEQLQQAMSFFTLDTPPKSAVQVARVDNTPGSSGRKPTRTPAPIMPKAFAYNMASAPDESEFTRF from the coding sequence ATGAAATGGTTCTACGATCTTAGAATCGCCACCAAACTGATCACTTCATTTCTTGTGGTGCTGGCCCTGACCGCCGTCATGGGAGTGTTCGCGATCATCCAACTGGGCGAGGTGAACAGCACCACCGTCGATATCAGGGAAAACTGGATGCCGTCCATGCGTGCGGCCTCGGGCATGCGTTTCTACGCGGCAAACTATCGCCTCAAGGAAAACCGCCACATTACCGCCGATTCCGAACAGGAACGCCTCACTGTCGAACAAGAAGCGGAAGACGCCAGGAAGGGGTTTGAAACCCGCATGGCGACCTATGAAAAACTGCTCTCCAGCGCGGAAGATCGCCAGCTGTTCGAAACCACCCGCAATGACTGGGTCGCTTACCTCGCAGTCAGCAAAGACCTGCTTGCACTGTCTCGGCAAAACCTGACCGAGCAAGCCCATGCAATGCTCAAGGGCCAATCCAAGCGTCAATTCGATCTGGTGGTCAACGACCTGCAAAAACTGGTGGAACTCAATGACGCGGGCGCTGGCGCCGCCAGCGAGCATGGCGCAGCGCTGTTTGAAAAATCGCGCCTGTCGATCATCGTCGTGCTGATTGCCGCCCTGCTGGTGGGCCTGGGCCTGGCGCTGTTCATCTCGCGCATCATCTCCCGCCCCTTGAAACAGGCCGCGACCGTCGCCGAGCAATTGGCCGAAGGCAACCTGAACGCCAAAATCGACGGCGGCTCCAAAGACGAAACCGGCATGGTGCTCAACGCCATGCAGAACATGATCGGCAAGCTCTCGCACATCATTGGCGAAGTGCGTAACGCTGCGGACAACCTGGCCAGTGCTTCCGAAGAAGTCAGCGCCACCGCGCAATCGATGAGCCAGGCCACCAGTGAACAGGCAGCCAGCGTCGAGGAAACCAGCGCCTCCATCGAGCAGATGAGCGCCAGCATCAACCAGAACACCGAGAACGCCAAGGTCACCGACGGCATGGCCAGCAAGGCCGCCAAGGAAGCCACCGACGGCGGCGAGTCGGTGCAGCAGACCGTGGTGGCGATGAAGAAAATCGCCCAGCGGATCAGCATCATCGACGACATCGCCTACCAGACCAACCTGCTGGCGCTCAACGCTGCCATCGAAGCCGCCCGCGCCGGTGAGCACGGCAAAGGCTTCGCGGTGGTCGCCGCCGAAGTGCGCAAGCTGGCCGAACGCAGCCAGGTGGCCGCCCAGGAAATCGGCGAGCTGTCCTCCAGCAGCGTCGATATGGCCGAGAAGGCCGGGAACCTGCTCAACGAGATGGTCCCCTCGATCAACAAGACCTCGGACCTGGTGCAGGAAATCAGCGCCGCCTCCGAAGAACAGGCCGCCGGTGTGGCGCAGATCAACACCGCCATGACCCAGCTCAACCAGGTGACCCAGCAAAACGCCTCCAGCAGCGAAGAACTGGCCGCCACCGCCGAGGAAATGAGCAGCCAGGCCGAACAGCTGCAACAGGCCATGAGCTTCTTCACCCTGGACACGCCGCCCAAGTCTGCCGTGCAAGTTGCCAGGGTCGACAACACCCCAGGCTCCTCCGGCCGCAAACCGACGCGGACACCGGCACCGATCATGCCCAAGGCGTTTGCCTACAACATGGCCAGTGCCCCGGACGAATCGGAATTCACCCGGTTCTGA
- a CDS encoding chemotaxis protein CheA, whose amino-acid sequence MSINLDQAQQTFIVEAREQLQAMEESLLQLETDPGDDDAIGAIFRAAHTIKGSAGLFGLEPIVSFTHIVEDVLDRLRNGSVEVDAGLIAVLLKSSDHMLELINVAANQGGALPPPALQREVELCQILQEYQAPSPATAPTPAQNTETREPGETRLWHISLRFGQDVFRNGMDPLSFLRYLQTLGEIVDITTLTDALPAADAWDAESCYLGFDIEFRSAAGHGAINEVFDFVREDCEIEIVAQDDDIAPQANTGLVTTSPEPAEETTALVATGELLSDQRKTPRMPAQIATDKQAVSSDSKAKDGTYVRVNADKLDELINLVGELVIASAGASLLARTCHNDPLQESTSTVSSLVEEILDGALRLRMIPIGETFNRFRRVVRDVSQELGKDIDLIISGAETELDKTVVEKIGDPLMHLLRNAMDHGIETAEARLAAGKPAKGHLHLNAYHDSGSIVLEIADDGAGLNRDRILEKAQERGLVSPGASPTDQEIYNLIFEPGFSTAQAVTNLSGRGVGMDVVKRNITLLRGTVDLDSQPGKGTVVRIRLPLTLAIINGFLVGIGQSTYVIPLDMVQECIELSENDGVASREQGYLDLRGEVLPLVYLRDHFSHEGPPARRQNVVVVRYAELKAGLVVDDLLGEFQTVIKPLGKLFGALRGISGSTILGSGAVALILDVPALLTQIAQVENRFTSTQLQQANAR is encoded by the coding sequence GTGAGCATCAATCTCGATCAGGCACAACAGACGTTCATCGTCGAGGCACGGGAACAGTTGCAAGCGATGGAAGAGTCGCTGCTGCAACTGGAAACCGACCCCGGCGACGATGACGCCATCGGCGCGATCTTCCGGGCGGCGCACACGATCAAGGGCTCGGCCGGGCTGTTCGGCCTGGAACCGATCGTCAGCTTCACCCACATCGTCGAAGACGTGCTCGATCGCCTGCGCAACGGCAGCGTCGAAGTGGACGCAGGCCTGATCGCGGTACTGCTCAAGTCCAGCGATCACATGCTGGAGCTGATCAACGTGGCCGCCAACCAGGGCGGAGCGCTACCGCCACCGGCCCTGCAACGGGAAGTGGAACTGTGCCAGATCCTGCAGGAGTACCAGGCGCCCTCGCCGGCCACGGCCCCAACGCCCGCCCAGAACACCGAAACCCGTGAACCCGGCGAAACGCGCCTCTGGCACATCTCCCTGCGTTTCGGCCAGGACGTGTTCCGCAACGGCATGGACCCTCTGTCGTTCCTGCGCTACCTGCAAACCCTGGGTGAAATCGTCGACATCACCACCTTGACCGACGCCCTGCCCGCCGCCGATGCCTGGGACGCCGAGTCCTGCTACCTGGGTTTCGACATCGAGTTTCGCTCGGCCGCCGGCCACGGCGCGATCAATGAAGTGTTCGATTTCGTCCGGGAAGACTGCGAGATCGAGATCGTTGCCCAGGACGACGACATCGCGCCCCAGGCCAACACCGGCCTGGTCACGACGTCGCCGGAACCGGCCGAGGAAACCACCGCATTGGTCGCCACCGGCGAGTTGTTGTCCGACCAGCGCAAGACACCACGCATGCCCGCCCAGATCGCCACCGACAAACAAGCGGTGAGCAGCGACAGCAAGGCCAAGGACGGCACCTATGTGCGTGTCAATGCCGACAAGCTCGATGAACTGATCAACCTGGTGGGCGAACTGGTCATCGCCAGCGCCGGTGCCAGCCTGTTGGCCCGCACCTGCCATAACGATCCGTTGCAGGAATCCACCTCGACGGTGTCGTCACTGGTGGAAGAAATCCTCGACGGCGCCCTGCGCCTGCGCATGATCCCCATCGGCGAAACCTTCAACCGGTTCCGTCGGGTGGTGCGCGATGTCAGCCAGGAGCTGGGCAAGGACATCGACCTGATCATCAGCGGCGCAGAGACCGAACTGGACAAGACCGTGGTGGAAAAAATCGGCGACCCGCTCATGCACCTGCTGCGCAACGCCATGGACCACGGCATTGAAACCGCCGAGGCCCGGCTGGCGGCGGGCAAACCGGCCAAGGGGCACCTGCACCTCAACGCCTATCACGACTCGGGCAGCATCGTGCTGGAAATCGCCGACGACGGCGCCGGCCTGAACCGTGACCGGATCCTGGAAAAAGCCCAGGAGCGCGGCCTGGTCTCCCCCGGCGCGAGCCCGACCGACCAGGAGATCTACAACCTGATCTTCGAGCCCGGTTTTTCCACCGCCCAGGCCGTGACCAACCTTTCGGGGCGTGGCGTGGGCATGGACGTGGTCAAGCGCAACATCACCCTGCTGCGCGGCACCGTCGACCTCGACAGCCAGCCCGGCAAGGGTACCGTGGTGCGTATCCGCCTGCCGCTGACCCTGGCGATCATCAATGGATTTCTGGTGGGCATCGGTCAGTCAACCTATGTCATTCCGCTGGACATGGTCCAGGAATGCATCGAGCTGAGCGAGAACGATGGGGTCGCCAGCCGCGAACAGGGCTATCTCGACCTGCGCGGCGAGGTGCTGCCCCTGGTCTACCTGCGCGATCACTTCAGCCACGAAGGCCCGCCCGCTCGCCGGCAGAACGTGGTGGTGGTGCGCTACGCCGAACTCAAGGCCGGGCTGGTGGTGGATGACTTGCTGGGTGAATTCCAGACCGTGATCAAGCCGCTGGGCAAGCTGTTTGGTGCCCTTCGCGGCATCAGTGGCTCGACCATCCTGGGCAGTGGCGCGGTGGCGTTGATTCTCGACGTACCGGCGCTGCTCACCCAGATCGCCCAAGTGGAAAACCGCTTCACATCAACTCAATTACAACAAGCCAACGCTCGCTGA
- a CDS encoding STAS domain-containing protein, with the protein MSLHYETQDDTAQVHIDGELTIYTAADLAAQWLPQLGATPRMALDLSQITEMDGAGLQLLLMVQREAAKAGTQLTLTGQSKAVMETLALCNLVA; encoded by the coding sequence ATGTCGTTGCACTACGAAACACAGGATGACACCGCCCAGGTGCACATCGACGGCGAGCTGACGATCTACACCGCCGCCGACCTGGCCGCGCAATGGTTACCGCAGCTGGGCGCAACACCGCGGATGGCCCTTGATCTGTCGCAGATCACCGAGATGGACGGCGCCGGCCTGCAACTGCTGCTGATGGTACAACGCGAGGCCGCCAAGGCCGGCACCCAACTGACATTGACCGGCCAGAGCAAGGCCGTCATGGAAACACTTGCCCTGTGCAACCTGGTTGCCTAG
- a CDS encoding response regulator, whose translation MAKSVLVVDDSASVRQVVGIALKSAGYDVIEANDGKDALGKLNGQKVHLIISDVNMPNMDGITFVKEVKKLASYKFTPIIMLTTESQESKKQEGQAAGAKAWVVKPFQPAQMLAAVSKLILP comes from the coding sequence ATGGCTAAAAGTGTATTGGTTGTCGACGACTCCGCGAGCGTTCGGCAGGTGGTCGGCATCGCGTTGAAAAGTGCCGGCTATGACGTGATCGAAGCCAACGATGGCAAGGATGCCCTGGGCAAACTCAATGGCCAGAAAGTGCACCTGATCATCAGTGACGTGAACATGCCCAACATGGACGGCATCACCTTCGTCAAGGAGGTCAAGAAGCTGGCCAGCTACAAGTTCACGCCAATCATCATGCTCACCACCGAATCCCAGGAATCGAAGAAACAGGAAGGCCAGGCCGCCGGAGCCAAGGCCTGGGTGGTCAAGCCGTTCCAGCCGGCGCAGATGCTGGCGGCGGTATCCAAGCTGATTCTTCCTTGA